The following proteins come from a genomic window of Chryseobacterium glaciei:
- a CDS encoding DNA-directed RNA polymerase subunit omega, producing the protein MSVKDTKAEVNTITYDKDKIEDKVGSIYEAIVIMGKRAEQINAEIRTELHNKLDEFAVHNSTLEEVFENREQIEISKHYEKLPKPTSIAIEEWLNEDIYFRKTEERK; encoded by the coding sequence ATGAGTGTAAAAGATACAAAAGCAGAAGTAAATACTATTACTTACGATAAAGACAAGATTGAAGATAAAGTAGGTTCAATCTATGAAGCTATTGTTATCATGGGAAAGAGAGCAGAGCAGATCAACGCAGAAATTCGTACAGAATTGCATAACAAATTAGACGAATTTGCTGTTCACAACTCTACATTGGAAGAAGTTTTCGAAAACAGAGAACAGATTGAGATCTCTAAACATTACGAAAAACTTCCAAAACCAACTTCTATCGCGATCGAAGAATGGTTAAACGAAGATATTTACTTCAGAAAAACTGAAGAAAGAAAATAA
- a CDS encoding DUF4013 domain-containing protein — protein sequence MDFDLIIKRGYNFNIGKYVSDGFELFKKDIGGFIVATILAIVMSIIPFCGLLALGNFYKICRKVDAGEKVQAGDIFDFTDFWVYFKFMILLFVAIFILMIPIQVSMVPMIMAAKYGDGTGDVGTALFASGMGVWMILFILLIFAFAISFYFVQPLISIYRVQSVRKAYSLSWKIAKKNFFMILVFSLVVGVISELGIIACGIGILFTAPIGICIKYVSFKDILETQNQKQGL from the coding sequence ATGGATTTTGACTTAATTATTAAAAGAGGATACAATTTTAACATCGGAAAATACGTTTCAGACGGATTTGAACTTTTCAAAAAAGATATTGGAGGATTTATAGTGGCCACAATTCTTGCAATTGTAATGAGTATAATTCCTTTTTGCGGATTATTGGCATTAGGAAATTTTTATAAAATTTGCAGAAAAGTAGATGCAGGAGAAAAAGTTCAGGCCGGTGATATTTTTGATTTTACAGATTTTTGGGTGTATTTCAAATTTATGATTTTGCTTTTTGTGGCAATTTTCATATTGATGATTCCTATTCAAGTGTCTATGGTTCCAATGATTATGGCAGCAAAATATGGTGACGGTACAGGCGATGTCGGGACAGCATTATTTGCAAGCGGAATGGGAGTTTGGATGATCCTTTTTATATTGCTGATATTTGCATTTGCAATTTCTTTTTACTTTGTACAGCCGTTGATTTCGATTTACAGAGTGCAAAGTGTAAGAAAAGCGTATTCACTTTCTTGGAAAATTGCTAAGAAAAACTTCTTTATGATATTGGTTTTCAGCCTTGTTGTTGGAGTAATTTCAGAATTAGGAATCATAGCTTGCGGAATCGGGATACTTTTTACTGCGCCAATCGGGATCTGTATTAAATATGTCAGCTTTAAAGATATTTTAGAAACGCAAAATCAAAAGCAGGGTTTATGA
- a CDS encoding TatD family hydrolase, which yields MDFFDFHHHKKNVTYGIYNLDLNNIPPDSLYSIGIHPQDINIESIDNQIDWLQSNINENCFAIGECGLDSFVEIDQKIQEDIFLRQIKISNEVKKPLIIHCVRKFYEVISFKKKAEQAMIIHGFNKKQSIAEDLLKNNFYLSFGKAVLYNLSLQNILKITPLDKIFLETDNEDFNIEDLYQKTSELKGISLEKLNEQIVENLETIKNG from the coding sequence ATGGATTTTTTTGATTTTCATCATCATAAGAAAAATGTGACCTACGGAATTTATAATTTAGATTTAAATAATATTCCGCCAGATTCGCTGTATTCTATTGGGATTCACCCTCAAGACATTAATATTGAATCAATTGATAATCAAATTGATTGGTTACAATCAAACATCAATGAAAATTGTTTTGCAATCGGAGAATGCGGACTGGATTCTTTTGTTGAAATCGATCAAAAAATTCAGGAAGACATTTTTCTAAGACAGATAAAAATTTCAAATGAAGTAAAAAAACCTTTGATTATTCATTGTGTAAGAAAATTTTACGAAGTGATTTCCTTCAAAAAAAAGGCTGAACAGGCAATGATCATTCATGGTTTTAATAAAAAACAAAGCATTGCCGAAGACCTGCTTAAAAATAATTTTTATTTGAGTTTTGGAAAAGCGGTTTTGTATAATTTATCTTTGCAAAATATTCTGAAAATTACCCCTTTAGACAAAATCTTTTTAGAAACTGATAATGAAGATTTTAACATTGAAGATTTATATCAAAAAACTTCAGAACTCAAGGGGATTTCTTTGGAAAAACTGAACGAACAAATTGTAGAAAATTTAGAGACGATAAAAAATGGATAA
- a CDS encoding tetratricopeptide repeat protein, producing MEKFQKYCLSLLILVVYTNLQSQVNCNTIVGEDCKKACEVYNFLESQGQGYKESQQGFDKAIKLCPTFSNAYKEKAVPYLKRGEFITWKILIDKAVDLDPKMHLGYRGWCKYQFLRDYKGAIADIEALEKFYPVGYLGYSANGDYELHIAKAICYSALGEKEKAISIIESQLAKKDHNVGFYDYYQLGVTYFETGKYDKALENFERQSKENDFAENIYFKSKVSKIRNKDYLDLKRLALKTYDEGKTMEDGYTHHFNKIYRKQIEEL from the coding sequence ATGGAAAAGTTTCAGAAATATTGCCTTAGTCTTTTAATTCTTGTTGTTTATACTAATTTACAATCTCAAGTTAACTGCAACACGATAGTTGGTGAAGATTGTAAAAAAGCTTGTGAAGTTTATAATTTTTTAGAATCACAGGGCCAAGGATATAAAGAATCACAGCAAGGATTTGACAAAGCCATAAAGCTTTGTCCTACTTTTTCCAATGCTTATAAAGAAAAAGCAGTTCCTTATTTGAAACGAGGAGAGTTTATTACTTGGAAAATTCTTATTGATAAAGCCGTTGATTTAGATCCTAAAATGCATTTAGGATACAGAGGGTGGTGTAAATATCAATTTCTTAGAGATTATAAGGGAGCAATTGCTGATATTGAGGCTTTAGAAAAATTTTATCCAGTAGGATATTTAGGATATTCTGCAAATGGAGATTACGAATTGCACATTGCAAAAGCCATTTGTTATTCTGCGTTAGGAGAAAAAGAAAAAGCAATATCTATTATAGAGAGTCAATTGGCGAAAAAAGATCACAATGTTGGTTTTTATGATTACTACCAACTTGGTGTTACTTATTTTGAGACTGGAAAATATGATAAAGCTCTAGAAAATTTTGAAAGACAAAGCAAAGAGAATGACTTTGCAGAAAATATATATTTTAAAAGTAAAGTTTCAAAAATTAGAAACAAAGATTATTTGGATTTAAAAAGGTTAGCATTGAAAACCTATGATGAGGGTAAAACCATGGAAGATGGCTATACTCATCATTTTAACAAAATTTACAGAAAACAAATTGAAGAACTGTAA
- a CDS encoding LptE family protein, with product MKIIFGFVILTLFQQCYSFTGSSLTDEKTVQINEFPNNAALVNPALSQQFSTDIQNRFLQRTTLKGTKENPDILIEGEISDYSITPTTIGSNSTTNQTTGGIVQDSQNKLTITVKVHYENKVHPDSSFDRTYSDEAVFNSNLSQSDIEASQVKIATDRIINKIFNDIVANW from the coding sequence ATGAAAATTATATTTGGATTTGTAATTCTTACATTGTTTCAGCAGTGTTATTCTTTTACGGGTTCATCTTTAACGGACGAAAAAACGGTACAGATCAATGAATTTCCGAATAATGCTGCCTTGGTGAATCCTGCCTTGTCACAGCAGTTTTCAACGGATATTCAGAACAGATTTTTACAAAGAACGACGTTAAAAGGAACCAAAGAAAATCCTGATATTTTGATCGAAGGAGAAATCTCAGATTATTCTATAACACCGACTACGATTGGGTCAAATTCTACGACCAATCAAACGACGGGAGGAATTGTTCAGGATTCTCAAAATAAATTAACAATCACAGTGAAAGTACATTATGAAAACAAAGTCCATCCGGATTCAAGTTTCGACAGGACCTATTCTGATGAAGCGGTTTTCAACAGTAACTTATCACAATCAGATATAGAGGCTTCACAGGTGAAGATTGCAACAGATAGAATCATTAACAAGATATTTAACGATATTGTAGCGAATTGGTAA
- the rnpA gene encoding ribonuclease P protein component → MTNFKYPRAEKLKKDNEITLLFEKGKWRTFGNLRIIILKDKPTLPVEALKIGVSVSKRYFKKAVHRNRVKRLLRECYRLNKDLFREAFGEKTIAMMFWVSPEMPAKFQDVEAQFIKLCQSNQPQKKA, encoded by the coding sequence ATGACAAATTTCAAATATCCCAGAGCCGAAAAACTCAAAAAAGACAATGAGATCACTTTACTTTTTGAAAAAGGTAAATGGAGAACCTTTGGAAATTTGAGAATTATTATTCTAAAAGATAAACCTACTTTACCTGTAGAAGCTTTAAAAATTGGAGTTTCTGTTTCTAAAAGATATTTCAAGAAAGCAGTTCACAGAAATCGCGTAAAGAGATTATTACGAGAATGTTATCGTTTGAATAAAGATCTTTTCAGGGAAGCTTTTGGTGAAAAAACGATTGCGATGATGTTTTGGGTTTCGCCTGAAATGCCTGCGAAATTTCAGGATGTGGAAGCGCAGTTTATTAAGCTTTGTCAGTCTAATCAGCCTCAGAAAAAGGCTTAA
- a CDS encoding outer membrane protein assembly factor BamD gives MKKYILGLFAVAVVSSCVSQQDKAMKSADKNYILKVANENFAKKKWKNSLALYDRLANLVAGTDDFPNVGFNTAYANYYDKNYKLAGHQFKNFAVSFPKDPRAEEAAYMSALCYYEGSMDYNLDQSSTELAINELQDFLNNYPTSERSKNITTLIDELSYKLEFKSYENGRQYFNMGDYKAANTALENVLEDFPSTKLRPKIYDYMMKSRYLLAQKSIYDLKDERIESALSFTKQVEKDLPNTEYSKTALDLREKLEKEKKDFAVVKKQTEARIATLTARQKKEVEKLAEKNKTEDQIKNQIDAEKKAMQIQRDSAKLQTPPPAATFKIQR, from the coding sequence ATGAAAAAATATATTTTAGGTCTTTTTGCTGTAGCTGTGGTATCTTCATGTGTGAGTCAGCAAGATAAAGCGATGAAAAGTGCGGATAAAAACTACATCTTAAAGGTTGCAAATGAGAACTTTGCAAAAAAGAAGTGGAAAAATTCACTGGCTCTTTATGACAGGTTGGCTAATTTGGTTGCAGGTACGGATGATTTCCCTAATGTGGGTTTCAATACGGCGTATGCAAACTATTATGATAAAAATTATAAGTTGGCTGGGCATCAGTTCAAAAACTTTGCAGTAAGTTTTCCAAAGGATCCTAGAGCAGAAGAGGCGGCGTATATGTCGGCTTTATGTTACTATGAAGGGTCAATGGATTATAATTTGGATCAGTCTAGTACAGAATTGGCAATTAATGAGTTACAGGATTTCTTGAATAATTATCCAACTTCTGAAAGATCTAAAAATATCACAACTCTTATTGATGAGCTGTCTTACAAGTTAGAGTTCAAATCTTACGAAAACGGAAGACAATACTTCAATATGGGTGATTATAAAGCTGCAAATACGGCTTTAGAAAACGTATTGGAAGATTTCCCGAGTACAAAACTTCGTCCGAAAATCTATGATTATATGATGAAGTCACGTTACTTATTGGCTCAAAAATCGATCTATGATCTTAAAGACGAACGTATTGAAAGTGCATTGTCATTTACAAAACAAGTTGAAAAAGATCTTCCGAATACAGAATATTCTAAAACTGCATTGGATCTTAGAGAGAAATTAGAGAAAGAAAAGAAAGATTTCGCAGTTGTAAAAAAACAAACAGAAGCTAGAATTGCAACATTAACTGCAAGACAGAAAAAAGAAGTAGAAAAGCTGGCTGAAAAGAACAAAACTGAAGATCAGATTAAAAATCAGATCGATGCTGAGAAGAAAGCAATGCAGATCCAGAGGGACAGTGCGAAGCTTCAGACACCTCCACCGGCAGCGACTTTCAAAATCCAAAGATAA
- the coaBC gene encoding bifunctional phosphopantothenoylcysteine decarboxylase/phosphopantothenate--cysteine ligase CoaBC, whose translation MSISGKKILIAVSGGIAAYKIHFLIRDFIKKGAEVQVIMTPDAEHFVTKLSLSTLSKKSVYTDFYNENGTWNSHVEMALWADVMIVAPCTANTLAKMTHGMCDNLVIATYMSAKCPVFIAPAMDLDMYAHPSTKQNLELAEDFGHFIIPAEDGELASGLIGQGRMAEPETIAKAVEEFFNSNHKKTLEGKTVLITAGPTYEALDPVRFIGNHSSGKMGFSLAEEASKRGAKVILISGPTSQVMNDKNVDVHKITSAKEMLTKVFEFYDTIDIGIASAAVADYAPKEVAKEKIKKNDDSLTIELIKNPDILKTMGEKKTHQFLVGFALETQNEEENAKGKLEKKNLDMIVLNSLRDEGAGFKNDTNKIKIFTKTEKKEFELKSKDDVAKDILNFVESQILK comes from the coding sequence ATGAGTATTTCCGGGAAAAAGATTCTTATTGCCGTTTCTGGAGGAATTGCAGCCTATAAAATTCATTTTCTGATAAGAGATTTTATCAAAAAAGGTGCGGAAGTTCAGGTGATTATGACTCCGGATGCCGAGCATTTTGTAACGAAGCTGAGCTTGTCTACGCTATCGAAGAAATCTGTTTATACAGATTTCTACAACGAAAACGGAACATGGAACAGCCATGTTGAAATGGCGTTGTGGGCAGATGTAATGATCGTTGCGCCGTGTACAGCAAATACTTTGGCTAAAATGACGCACGGAATGTGTGATAATTTAGTCATTGCAACCTATATGTCAGCGAAATGCCCTGTTTTTATAGCTCCTGCAATGGATTTGGATATGTACGCACATCCTTCCACAAAACAGAATTTAGAATTGGCTGAGGATTTCGGGCATTTCATTATTCCTGCAGAAGATGGCGAGCTGGCAAGCGGACTGATCGGGCAGGGAAGAATGGCGGAACCGGAAACAATTGCTAAAGCGGTTGAAGAATTTTTTAATTCAAATCATAAAAAAACTTTAGAAGGAAAAACGGTTTTAATTACAGCCGGACCAACTTATGAAGCCCTTGATCCTGTAAGATTTATAGGAAATCATTCTTCAGGAAAAATGGGATTCTCTTTGGCGGAAGAAGCTTCAAAAAGAGGTGCAAAAGTTATTTTGATATCAGGGCCGACTTCTCAGGTGATGAATGATAAAAATGTTGATGTTCATAAAATTACTTCTGCAAAAGAAATGTTGACGAAAGTATTTGAGTTTTATGATACAATTGATATTGGAATCGCAAGTGCAGCTGTTGCAGACTATGCTCCAAAGGAAGTCGCTAAGGAAAAAATCAAAAAAAATGATGACAGCCTAACGATTGAATTAATTAAAAATCCGGATATTCTCAAAACAATGGGCGAAAAGAAAACCCATCAGTTTTTAGTCGGTTTTGCCTTGGAAACCCAAAATGAAGAAGAAAATGCCAAAGGAAAATTGGAAAAGAAAAATCTTGATATGATTGTTTTGAATTCTCTTCGTGATGAAGGCGCAGGATTTAAAAATGACACCAATAAAATAAAAATATTCACCAAAACGGAGAAAAAAGAATTTGAACTAAAATCTAAGGACGATGTTGCAAAAGACATTCTTAATTTTGTTGAGTCTCAGATATTGAAATAA
- a CDS encoding tRNA threonylcarbamoyladenosine dehydratase encodes MDKNWLERTELLIKEEGLERLNKATVLVVGLGGVGSFAAEFLARAGVGTMTIVDGDTVDITNINRQLPALHSTIGKHKVEVVAERLLDINPTLNLTKINEFLNPERMDEVLDSAKFDYVLDCIDSVTPKLCLIIAAKRRKIKIVSSMGAGGKTDPSKVMVRDISKTEHCHLARQVRKRLKKEKIDKGVRCVFSNDIQDEESLKMTDGTNFKRSFYGTISYMPAIFGLYTASEVINHLLKKD; translated from the coding sequence ATGGATAAAAACTGGTTGGAGAGAACGGAACTTCTCATCAAAGAAGAAGGTTTGGAAAGATTGAATAAAGCGACTGTTCTGGTTGTCGGATTAGGCGGAGTTGGCTCGTTTGCGGCAGAATTTCTGGCAAGAGCGGGAGTCGGAACTATGACGATCGTAGATGGTGACACGGTAGATATTACAAACATTAACAGACAGTTACCAGCTTTACATTCAACAATAGGAAAACATAAAGTAGAGGTTGTTGCAGAAAGACTTTTAGATATTAATCCTACACTTAATTTAACCAAAATCAATGAGTTTCTAAATCCGGAAAGAATGGATGAAGTCCTGGACTCTGCAAAATTTGATTATGTTTTAGATTGTATCGACAGTGTAACGCCAAAACTTTGTTTAATCATTGCTGCAAAAAGAAGAAAAATAAAAATTGTAAGCTCAATGGGAGCTGGAGGGAAGACCGATCCAAGCAAGGTAATGGTAAGAGACATCAGCAAAACTGAGCATTGCCATCTTGCAAGGCAGGTAAGAAAAAGATTAAAAAAAGAGAAAATTGATAAAGGCGTTCGTTGCGTTTTTTCAAACGATATTCAAGATGAAGAAAGCCTGAAAATGACAGACGGAACTAATTTTAAAAGATCTTTTTATGGAACGATAAGTTATATGCCTGCGATTTTTGGACTCTATACTGCTTCGGAGGTTATTAACCATTTATTGAAAAAAGATTAA
- a CDS encoding DUF4126 domain-containing protein: protein MLDHIPFLPYVLSAFIGIGLAAATGFRVFLPMFAVSLASYLHWIPTNENFEWLSGLPTLITTGIATVAEILAYYIPFIDHLLDTISVPMATVAGSVLFASQFADLGTFPQWALALIAGGGTAATISSGFAGLRAASTATTGGLGNSVVGTTETAGAGIMTVLAMAMPILAGIFAIILVILVVVYGRKAWRKLRSKKNVVNNT from the coding sequence ATGTTAGATCATATTCCCTTTTTACCTTATGTTCTGAGTGCATTTATCGGTATCGGACTGGCTGCTGCGACCGGCTTCAGAGTTTTTCTTCCGATGTTTGCGGTAAGTCTGGCTTCATATCTGCATTGGATTCCGACGAATGAGAACTTTGAATGGCTTTCCGGCCTTCCGACACTTATCACAACCGGAATTGCTACGGTAGCTGAGATCCTCGCTTATTATATTCCGTTCATCGATCATTTATTGGATACGATCTCTGTTCCGATGGCGACTGTTGCCGGATCTGTTTTGTTTGCGAGTCAGTTCGCAGATTTGGGAACTTTTCCGCAATGGGCTTTGGCTTTGATCGCGGGAGGAGGAACAGCAGCAACCATAAGTTCGGGGTTTGCAGGACTTCGGGCAGCTTCTACAGCCACCACAGGCGGACTCGGAAATTCAGTTGTTGGAACTACAGAAACAGCAGGAGCGGGAATTATGACTGTTTTAGCAATGGCAATGCCTATTTTGGCCGGAATCTTCGCTATAATTTTAGTTATTCTCGTTGTCGTTTACGGACGAAAGGCATGGCGAAAATTGAGAAGTAAGAAAAATGTCGTCAATAATACATAA
- the miaB gene encoding tRNA (N6-isopentenyl adenosine(37)-C2)-methylthiotransferase MiaB, producing the protein MQEKYIDETKQGEAFAIAERDGNSKKLFLESYGCQMNFSDSEIVASILNDQGYNTTLKVEEADLILLNTCSIREKAEQTVRMRLAQFKKLKKEKPNMTVGVLGCMAERLKTKFLEEEQLVDLVVGPDAYRDLPNLLKETEDGRDAINVILSKEETYADINPVRLGGNGVTAFVTITRGCDNMCTFCVVPFTRGRERSRDPHSILEECKGLWDNGYKEITLLGQNVDSYLWYGGGPKKDFAKASEMQKATAVDFAHLLDLVAKAVPNMRIRFSTSNPQDMNLDVFRIMAKHDNVCNYVHLPVQSGSNRMLEAMNRQHTREEYLELINKAKEIVPDISFSQDMIIGFCGETEEDHQDTLSLMKEVEYDYGYMFSYSERPGTPAHKKMEDDVPAEVKQRRLAEVIDLQRELSRQRMEGYVGRVHRILIEGVSRKNEKQWKGRNSQNAVCVFDMLEGQKLGDIVDVFVFGNTQGTLLGETVV; encoded by the coding sequence GTGCAGGAAAAATATATAGACGAAACCAAGCAGGGAGAAGCTTTTGCGATTGCTGAAAGAGATGGGAATTCTAAAAAATTATTTTTAGAGAGCTATGGTTGTCAGATGAATTTCTCTGATTCTGAGATCGTTGCTTCTATTCTTAATGATCAGGGATACAATACCACTCTAAAAGTAGAAGAAGCAGATCTTATCCTTTTAAATACATGTTCGATTCGTGAGAAAGCGGAGCAAACGGTGAGAATGCGTCTTGCTCAGTTCAAAAAACTGAAAAAAGAAAAACCCAACATGACGGTTGGTGTTTTGGGCTGCATGGCGGAGAGATTAAAAACCAAGTTTTTAGAAGAAGAACAATTGGTTGATCTTGTGGTTGGCCCTGATGCTTACAGAGATTTACCTAATCTTTTAAAAGAAACCGAAGACGGAAGAGATGCCATCAATGTAATTCTTTCTAAGGAAGAAACCTATGCAGATATAAACCCGGTTCGTTTGGGCGGAAATGGTGTTACAGCTTTCGTTACGATTACGAGAGGTTGTGATAATATGTGTACATTCTGTGTCGTTCCATTTACGAGAGGTAGAGAAAGAAGTCGTGATCCGCACTCAATTCTTGAAGAATGTAAAGGTCTTTGGGATAATGGATATAAAGAAATTACGCTTTTAGGACAAAACGTAGACTCTTACCTTTGGTATGGAGGTGGACCTAAAAAAGATTTTGCCAAAGCATCTGAAATGCAGAAAGCTACAGCCGTTGATTTTGCACATTTGCTTGATCTTGTAGCTAAAGCAGTTCCTAATATGAGAATCAGATTCTCAACATCTAATCCTCAGGATATGAATTTGGATGTGTTCAGAATTATGGCGAAACACGACAATGTTTGCAATTACGTTCACCTTCCCGTTCAAAGCGGAAGCAACAGAATGTTGGAAGCAATGAACAGACAGCATACTCGTGAAGAATATTTAGAATTAATTAATAAAGCGAAAGAAATTGTTCCGGATATTTCTTTTTCTCAGGATATGATCATTGGTTTCTGCGGCGAAACGGAAGAAGATCATCAAGATACTTTAAGCCTGATGAAAGAAGTGGAATATGACTACGGTTATATGTTCTCTTATTCAGAAAGACCGGGAACTCCTGCTCACAAGAAGATGGAAGACGATGTTCCGGCTGAGGTTAAACAAAGACGTCTGGCGGAAGTGATTGATTTACAGAGAGAATTGTCCAGACAAAGAATGGAAGGATATGTTGGACGTGTTCATCGTATTTTGATCGAAGGTGTTTCAAGAAAGAATGAAAAGCAATGGAAAGGAAGAAATTCTCAAAATGCCGTTTGCGTATTTGATATGCTTGAAGGACAAAAATTGGGTGACATTGTGGATGTTTTCGTTTTTGGGAATACGCAAGGCACACTTTTAGGGGAAACGGTTGTATAA
- a CDS encoding TetR/AcrR family transcriptional regulator encodes MKKKFTEKQIHILDIAEELIAKKGYEGTSVRDICSKASINVAMISYYFGSKEKMMSYLYQYRVLKTRENFSEFADTIKDGKPEMQMKEIIKYIVSQLFKYNYFHGFVTQELRHTENLKDELLDFYQLFVKKLDEVIKKGVTSGVFTFTPKPEDILTTIIGSTLFVIRNKNFYELYVPSKNEEAYSKEAEKKVRMNLLMSIFAILGYAAD; translated from the coding sequence ATGAAGAAAAAATTTACGGAAAAACAAATCCATATTTTAGACATCGCCGAAGAGCTGATTGCGAAAAAAGGATATGAAGGAACGTCGGTGAGGGATATCTGTTCCAAAGCCAGTATTAATGTCGCAATGATCTCTTATTATTTCGGTTCTAAGGAGAAAATGATGTCTTATCTCTATCAGTACAGAGTTCTAAAGACAAGGGAAAATTTTTCGGAATTTGCAGATACGATCAAAGATGGCAAACCGGAAATGCAGATGAAGGAAATTATTAAATATATTGTCTCTCAATTATTTAAATATAATTATTTTCACGGATTTGTTACACAGGAACTTCGACATACAGAAAATTTAAAGGATGAACTTCTCGATTTTTATCAGTTATTCGTTAAAAAACTGGACGAAGTCATAAAAAAAGGAGTTACGTCCGGAGTTTTCACATTTACTCCAAAACCGGAGGATATTTTGACCACAATTATAGGTTCTACATTGTTTGTAATTCGTAATAAAAACTTTTATGAGCTCTATGTTCCGAGTAAAAACGAAGAAGCTTACAGTAAAGAAGCCGAAAAAAAGGTAAGAATGAATCTTTTGATGAGTATTTTTGCAATTTTGGGATACGCTGCAGACTAA
- a CDS encoding sigma-54 interaction domain-containing protein: MSNDLQNIKNRFGIIGNFPALNRALEKSIQVAPTDISVLVIGESGVGKEFIPKIIHSESKRKHQPYIVVNCGAIPEGTIDSELFGHEKGAFTGATGTRKGYFEVADGGTIFLDEVGELPLQTQVRLLRVLESGEFMKVGSSQVQKTNVRIVAATNVNMMKAIHDGRFREDLFYRLNTVQIDMPPLRERKGDIHLLFRKFAIDFAEKYRMPELELEPNAVHYVENYTFPGNVRQLRNLVEQMTVVERDRSVTVEKLSEYIPMETHLPMVVNAPNNQKQNDFGSEREIMYKILFDMRNDINDLKSLTSELIKNRGTADLSNQEKNLISRIYTPEPQQAAPASSLLYFENNNNPTVQTPTIISNTDNDDSYEDFEDIEIEENKPESLSLQNNEKDLIIKALDKHKGRRNKAADELGISQRTLYRKIKQYNLED, translated from the coding sequence ATGAGTAACGACTTACAAAATATAAAGAACCGCTTCGGAATTATCGGAAATTTTCCGGCTCTCAACCGTGCTTTAGAAAAATCTATTCAGGTAGCACCAACGGATATTTCCGTGTTGGTGATCGGTGAAAGTGGAGTGGGGAAAGAATTTATCCCGAAAATCATTCATTCAGAATCCAAAAGAAAACATCAGCCTTATATTGTTGTAAACTGTGGAGCAATTCCGGAAGGAACCATCGATTCCGAATTATTCGGACACGAAAAAGGAGCTTTTACAGGGGCAACAGGTACCAGAAAAGGTTATTTTGAAGTAGCAGACGGCGGAACGATTTTCCTTGATGAGGTTGGTGAACTTCCCTTACAGACGCAGGTTCGTCTTTTAAGAGTGCTGGAAAGTGGTGAATTTATGAAAGTGGGTTCTTCACAGGTTCAAAAAACGAACGTAAGAATTGTCGCAGCTACCAACGTCAACATGATGAAGGCAATTCATGACGGAAGATTCCGTGAAGATTTGTTTTATCGTTTAAATACGGTACAAATAGATATGCCGCCTTTGAGAGAAAGAAAAGGAGATATTCATTTGTTATTCAGAAAGTTTGCCATCGATTTTGCCGAAAAATACAGAATGCCGGAATTGGAATTAGAACCAAACGCCGTTCATTATGTTGAAAATTATACTTTTCCGGGAAATGTTCGTCAGTTAAGAAACCTGGTTGAACAAATGACCGTGGTAGAGCGTGACAGAAGCGTAACGGTAGAAAAATTATCAGAATATATCCCAATGGAGACCCATTTGCCAATGGTGGTAAATGCTCCTAACAATCAGAAACAGAATGATTTCGGAAGCGAAAGAGAAATTATGTATAAAATTCTCTTCGATATGCGTAATGATATTAATGATTTAAAATCCTTAACTTCGGAACTGATAAAGAACAGAGGAACAGCAGATCTTAGCAATCAGGAAAAGAATCTGATCAGCAGAATTTATACTCCTGAGCCTCAGCAGGCAGCACCGGCAAGTTCTTTATTGTATTTTGAAAATAATAATAATCCAACTGTTCAGACGCCGACCATTATATCAAATACTGATAATGATGACAGCTATGAAGATTTTGAAGACATTGAAATTGAGGAAAATAAACCTGAATCTCTGTCACTTCAAAACAATGAAAAAGATTTGATTATCAAAGCGTTGGATAAGCATAAAGGACGCAGGAACAAAGCGGCCGATGAGTTGGGAATTTCACAAAGAACTTTATACAGAAAAATAAAACAATATAACCTAGAAGACTAA